A genomic stretch from Marinobacter fonticola includes:
- a CDS encoding type 1 glutamine amidotransferase domain-containing protein translates to MKILMVLTSHDKMGDTGHKTGFWLEEFAAPYYAFLDAGAELILASPAGGQPPVDPNSDAEDAQTDATKRFKQDTRARQALANTVKLGSVKADDFDAVFYPGGHGPLWDLANDDDSIRLLETFERQEKIIGAVCHAPGIFKNVKDQNGQPLVKGRTVTGFTNSEEEGVQLTQIVPFLVEDMLKQNGANYTRGDDWASHVVVDGRLITGQNPASSDEAAKKVIQALQA, encoded by the coding sequence ATGAAGATTCTGATGGTGCTCACATCACACGATAAGATGGGCGATACCGGCCACAAGACCGGCTTCTGGCTCGAGGAATTTGCAGCGCCCTATTACGCGTTTCTGGACGCTGGCGCAGAGCTGATTCTGGCTTCTCCCGCAGGCGGCCAACCGCCGGTAGACCCGAATAGCGATGCCGAGGATGCGCAGACCGACGCGACCAAGCGCTTCAAGCAGGATACCCGTGCGCGCCAGGCGTTGGCCAATACCGTCAAGCTGGGTAGCGTCAAAGCAGACGACTTCGATGCCGTGTTCTATCCCGGCGGCCACGGCCCGCTGTGGGATCTGGCCAACGATGACGACTCCATCCGTCTGCTCGAAACCTTCGAGCGCCAGGAGAAGATTATCGGGGCGGTCTGTCACGCGCCGGGCATCTTCAAAAACGTCAAAGATCAGAACGGTCAGCCCTTGGTGAAGGGTCGCACCGTGACCGGCTTCACCAACAGCGAAGAGGAGGGAGTCCAGTTGACGCAGATCGTGCCCTTCCTGGTCGAAGACATGCTCAAGCAGAATGGCGCTAACTATACCCGTGGCGACGACTGGGCTTCGCATGTGGTGGTCGACGGACGCCTGATCACCGGTCAAAACCCCGCGTCTTCCGATGAGGCCGCCAAAAAAGTCATTCAGGCGCTTCAGGCGTAA
- a CDS encoding response regulator transcription factor: MSRTVLIVEDNPGIGQLVKMHVEDLGCEAILETRGDEGLARYREGDIDLVVLDLMLPGMDGLAVCREIRSGPGYVPVLMLTAKSTELDRVLGLEMGADDYLTKPFSVAELAARIKALFRRVDAMAAPAPEQMAAERIEIEGLIIDPTRRRVSIQDEAVDLTAREFDLLFHFARHPGQVFSRTQLLDSVWGYNHEGYEHTVNTHINRLRGKIERDPSDPFYIQTVWGVGYRFRD; this comes from the coding sequence ATGAGTCGAACCGTACTGATCGTCGAGGACAATCCCGGCATTGGCCAGCTGGTCAAGATGCACGTAGAGGACCTCGGCTGCGAGGCTATCCTGGAGACCCGTGGCGATGAAGGCCTGGCCCGCTACCGGGAAGGGGATATCGACCTGGTAGTGCTGGACCTGATGCTACCCGGCATGGACGGCTTGGCCGTGTGCCGCGAGATTCGCTCCGGCCCGGGTTACGTGCCGGTCCTCATGCTGACCGCCAAGAGCACCGAGCTGGATCGTGTGCTGGGCCTGGAGATGGGCGCCGACGACTACCTGACCAAACCTTTCAGCGTCGCCGAACTAGCCGCGCGCATCAAAGCGCTGTTTCGGCGTGTGGATGCCATGGCCGCCCCGGCCCCCGAGCAAATGGCTGCCGAGCGCATCGAGATTGAGGGTCTGATTATCGACCCGACGCGCCGCCGGGTCAGTATCCAGGACGAAGCAGTGGACCTCACGGCCCGCGAGTTCGACCTGCTGTTCCATTTCGCCCGCCATCCTGGCCAGGTGTTCAGCCGCACCCAATTGTTGGATTCGGTCTGGGGCTACAACCACGAAGGCTACGAGCACACCGTCAACACCCACATCAATCGCCTGCGGGGCAAAATCGAACGCGACCCGTCCGACCCTTTCTACATCCAGACGGTTTGGGGTGTGGGTTACCGGTTCCGCGACTAA
- a CDS encoding GGDEF domain-containing protein produces MLYRLRHDFHLSIITLLGASAMFGITPFAIYRFYTGNLVAGVIDMAIMLSICVVVGYAWLTGDNRRSGFLLALFACGGAVIVATVVGDVGLFWLYPAMVTSFFLTSARVAVTVNCLAVAVLVFHNQAFASREQMMSLVATAIVVSCCAYIFSRRNEHQRDRLERLATHDPLTGVKNRRAMEEDMQTAVAAHARTGEPYALIIFDLDHFKRINDLYGHAVGDEVLVECASLIQRYTRKTDCLYRFGGEEFVVLMPGVRPEGVRAVAENLRYKLAHELTGPVDSITASFGVAPLHLSDDADRWMARADKGLYAAKASGRNCVVIRLAEAGT; encoded by the coding sequence ATGCTGTATCGACTGAGACACGATTTTCATTTATCCATCATCACACTGCTTGGCGCCAGTGCGATGTTTGGTATCACACCCTTCGCCATCTATCGCTTCTACACCGGCAACCTCGTCGCGGGTGTGATCGACATGGCGATCATGCTGTCCATCTGTGTGGTCGTGGGTTATGCCTGGCTCACCGGCGATAACCGGCGCAGCGGCTTCCTGCTGGCGCTCTTCGCCTGCGGCGGGGCGGTGATCGTGGCGACGGTTGTCGGGGATGTGGGCTTGTTCTGGCTGTATCCGGCCATGGTGACCAGTTTTTTTCTTACGTCGGCCCGGGTGGCGGTTACAGTCAATTGTCTGGCCGTGGCGGTATTGGTGTTTCACAACCAAGCCTTTGCCTCCCGTGAGCAGATGATGTCGCTGGTGGCAACGGCCATTGTGGTGAGCTGCTGCGCCTACATCTTTTCCCGGCGCAACGAGCACCAGCGCGACCGGCTGGAGCGTCTGGCGACCCACGATCCCCTGACCGGTGTAAAAAACCGGCGCGCGATGGAAGAGGATATGCAGACCGCCGTCGCCGCCCACGCCCGCACCGGCGAGCCATATGCCCTGATCATCTTTGATCTGGATCACTTCAAGCGCATCAACGATCTATACGGTCATGCGGTGGGTGACGAGGTGCTGGTGGAGTGTGCCAGCTTGATCCAGCGCTACACCCGCAAGACCGATTGTCTCTATCGTTTCGGTGGGGAGGAGTTTGTGGTGCTGATGCCCGGCGTCCGGCCGGAGGGTGTTCGTGCGGTCGCGGAAAACCTGCGCTATAAGCTCGCCCATGAACTGACCGGACCGGTGGATTCGATCACGGCTTCATTTGGGGTGGCGCCCCTGCATCTCAGCGACGATGCCGATCGCTGGATGGCCCGGGCCGACAAAGGGCTCTATGCGGCCAAAGCCTCCGGGCGAAACTGCGTGGTCATTCGGTTAGCCGAAGCAGGCACCTAG
- a CDS encoding MATE family efflux transporter: MDETHQPIPEARQGLIARTLDEWKTLALLGGPILIAQVAQMANGVIDTVMAGHASAEDLAAVGIGSSLWMPLFLLFMGLLSALQPIISGHRGAREFGRIMPVTWQGIYIGLGASLIMIGLLLNVRPVLDVLRLDLHTAWLTQGYLDAFAWGVPAILLLTALRGLTDGLGHTKVIMVFSVIGTLVNLPLNYIFIYGKFGLPAMGGIGCGWATAISAWISVLSLLLYLNISGAYQHFHLWRERVKLDWHIVNEVLRLGVPIGFTIFVEASMFSVIALFLAPLGPVVVAGHQIALNVVSLVFMVPLSLGMALTLRISFLVGARATETARLLSRSVLLLSVAIALLFASILWFGNDLIAQLYTSETDVQEVTTYLLLFAAVFQIADVTQVTCISVLRGYKDTRIPMYIMLFSFWGIGLPLGWVLAFSDWIVPAMGAAGFWVGLTTGLVSAGLLLGTRVFRYPVPKAQPSTN; encoded by the coding sequence GTGGACGAAACGCACCAGCCCATACCCGAGGCCCGCCAAGGCCTGATTGCACGCACCCTGGACGAATGGAAAACGCTGGCCCTGCTGGGCGGGCCGATCCTGATTGCCCAGGTGGCGCAGATGGCCAATGGTGTCATCGACACGGTGATGGCCGGTCACGCCAGCGCCGAGGATCTGGCCGCCGTAGGCATCGGCAGCAGCCTGTGGATGCCGCTGTTCCTGCTGTTCATGGGGCTGCTCAGCGCCCTGCAGCCGATCATTTCCGGTCATCGTGGCGCGCGTGAATTCGGGCGCATCATGCCGGTCACCTGGCAGGGCATCTATATCGGCCTGGGCGCGAGCCTGATCATGATCGGCCTGCTGCTCAACGTGCGCCCGGTACTCGATGTGTTGCGCCTGGACCTGCACACCGCCTGGCTAACGCAGGGGTATTTGGATGCGTTCGCCTGGGGCGTGCCCGCCATCCTGCTACTCACGGCCCTGCGTGGCCTGACCGATGGCCTGGGTCACACCAAGGTGATCATGGTGTTTTCAGTGATCGGCACCCTGGTGAATCTGCCACTCAACTACATCTTCATCTACGGCAAGTTCGGACTACCGGCCATGGGCGGCATCGGCTGCGGCTGGGCGACGGCCATTTCGGCCTGGATTTCGGTGCTGTCGCTGCTGCTCTACCTCAACATCAGCGGCGCCTACCAGCATTTCCACTTGTGGCGTGAGCGGGTCAAGCTGGACTGGCATATCGTTAACGAAGTGCTCCGGCTGGGCGTGCCCATCGGCTTTACCATCTTCGTGGAAGCCAGCATGTTCTCGGTCATCGCGCTGTTCCTGGCGCCCCTGGGCCCGGTCGTGGTGGCCGGGCACCAGATTGCGCTAAATGTGGTATCGCTGGTGTTTATGGTGCCGCTGAGCCTGGGCATGGCACTGACTCTGCGTATCAGCTTCCTGGTGGGCGCCCGCGCGACCGAGACGGCGCGGTTGCTGAGTCGCAGCGTGCTGCTGCTGTCGGTTGCCATCGCACTGCTTTTCGCGTCGATCCTGTGGTTTGGCAACGACCTGATCGCCCAGCTCTATACCAGCGAAACCGACGTGCAGGAGGTCACCACCTACCTGCTACTGTTCGCTGCCGTTTTCCAGATTGCCGACGTCACCCAGGTGACCTGCATCAGCGTCCTGCGCGGGTATAAGGACACGCGCATTCCCATGTACATCATGCTGTTTTCATTCTGGGGCATTGGCCTGCCGCTGGGCTGGGTACTGGCCTTTAGCGACTGGATCGTACCGGCGATGGGCGCCGCCGGTTTCTGGGTTGGGCTTACCACCGGGCTTGTCTCCGCAGGGCTTCTACTCGGAACGCGCGTGTTTCGTTACCCAGTACCCAAGGCCCAGCCGTCGACGAACTGA
- a CDS encoding alpha/beta fold hydrolase, with amino-acid sequence MALGDGRKLAFTDLGDPKGRPILFAHGMPGCRLEGWFFHEQARRHGFRLITPDRPGIGASAFHKGRVLLDYPADAAALADALGIERFIHMGWSSGGSRTLACAYALPERVTLAVSLSGYTHFTEYHGTHSLVESTRWPGPKLAETSLLLLRAAVTVVVWLARRHPGLYFREARQMISEQDRALLQSFMHTQLFQADQLTCLESGGRAIAQDLQTELLDWGFKLRDVNVPVWIYQGSEDPFVPVDYARHLADHLPDVDFRLMPEAGHLYPLSERFQEALFLRLGMR; translated from the coding sequence ATCGCGCTCGGCGATGGACGCAAGCTGGCGTTTACCGATCTGGGGGACCCCAAGGGCAGGCCAATCCTGTTTGCGCATGGCATGCCGGGTTGCCGGCTGGAAGGCTGGTTCTTCCACGAGCAGGCGCGGCGACACGGCTTCCGGCTGATCACGCCGGATCGTCCGGGTATCGGGGCTTCTGCTTTCCACAAAGGCCGGGTGTTGCTCGACTATCCCGCCGACGCGGCCGCGCTGGCCGACGCGCTGGGGATCGAGCGGTTCATTCACATGGGCTGGTCGAGTGGCGGTTCACGGACGCTGGCGTGCGCCTACGCCTTGCCCGAGCGGGTCACGCTGGCGGTCTCCCTGTCCGGCTATACCCACTTCACTGAATATCACGGCACGCATTCGCTGGTAGAGTCCACCCGCTGGCCCGGGCCGAAGCTGGCGGAAACCAGTCTGCTGCTGTTGCGCGCGGCGGTGACGGTGGTGGTCTGGCTGGCCAGACGCCATCCCGGCCTGTATTTTCGCGAGGCACGGCAGATGATCAGCGAACAGGACCGGGCGTTGCTGCAATCCTTCATGCACACCCAGCTTTTTCAGGCGGATCAGCTCACCTGCCTGGAGAGCGGCGGCCGGGCGATTGCCCAGGATTTGCAGACGGAATTGCTGGACTGGGGCTTTAAGCTGCGGGACGTCAACGTGCCGGTGTGGATATACCAGGGGAGCGAAGATCCGTTCGTCCCCGTCGACTACGCCCGGCATTTGGCGGACCATCTGCCCGACGTGGATTTTCGTTTGATGCCCGAGGCCGGTCACCTCTATCCCCTGTCAGAGCGCTTCCAGGAGGCGCTTTTTCTGCGCCTGGGCATGCGCTAA
- the folE gene encoding GTP cyclohydrolase I FolE, with amino-acid sequence MSQRSHASKLKATSILHADPITVPCISKEAQAVRAALVEKGLETPMLDTGLTRDQKVERIEGLMTRVAETLGLDLADDSLTETPNRIARMYVDEVFSGLDYSHFPKITQIENKMGVEEMIKVRDISVISTCEHHFVTIDGRARVAYIPKDKVIGLSKINRIVRFFARRPQVQERLTHQVLVALQTLLEVEDVAVHIDATHYCVKARGVQDVGSQTETIALGGRFKSNTEYRREFMG; translated from the coding sequence ATGTCGCAGCGGTCACACGCTTCCAAATTAAAGGCCACGTCGATTCTCCACGCGGACCCAATTACGGTTCCGTGCATAAGCAAGGAAGCCCAGGCCGTACGCGCAGCCCTGGTAGAGAAAGGGCTGGAAACGCCGATGTTGGATACCGGCCTGACTCGTGACCAAAAGGTCGAGCGCATCGAAGGCCTGATGACCCGGGTGGCGGAAACCCTCGGCCTCGACCTGGCCGACGACAGCCTCACCGAAACCCCCAACCGCATTGCCCGCATGTACGTGGACGAGGTCTTCTCCGGTCTCGACTACAGCCATTTCCCCAAAATCACCCAGATCGAGAACAAGATGGGCGTGGAGGAGATGATCAAGGTGCGGGACATCAGCGTCATCAGCACCTGCGAGCACCACTTCGTCACGATCGATGGACGGGCGCGGGTGGCGTACATCCCCAAGGACAAGGTGATCGGTCTGTCCAAAATCAATCGCATCGTGCGCTTCTTCGCCCGCCGGCCCCAGGTACAGGAGCGCCTGACCCATCAGGTCCTGGTCGCCCTGCAGACGCTGCTGGAGGTTGAAGACGTGGCGGTGCATATCGATGCCACGCACTACTGCGTCAAGGCCCGCGGTGTGCAGGATGTCGGCTCCCAGACCGAAACCATCGCCCTGGGTGGCCGCTTCAAGAGCAATACCGAGTACCGGCGAGAGTTCATGGGCTGA
- a CDS encoding carboxylate/amino acid/amine transporter, which produces MALLVFVTVLWAFSFSLIGEFLAGHVDSDFAVLSRVVLAGLAFLPLTRWRGVPWALKGGVTLVGALQFGITYLCLYRSFAYLSVPEVLLFTIFTPLYVTLIDDALNRRFSPMALVAAAIATLGAGIIRYDGLSEDFLTGFLLLQVANATFAAGQVGYKHLIQRYPIDMPLYRFFGYFYAGALLFALPSFLIFGNPDKLPSTPLQWGILAWLGLAASGLGLFLWNRGACLVDAGTLAIMNNALVPAGLLVNLLIWNRDADLGSLLLGGAVMGLSLWVNARFSRGRLALRGAKT; this is translated from the coding sequence GTGGCACTGCTGGTCTTCGTTACTGTTCTTTGGGCTTTTTCCTTCAGCCTGATTGGCGAATTCCTGGCAGGTCACGTGGACAGCGATTTTGCCGTACTCAGCCGTGTGGTGCTCGCGGGGCTGGCCTTCCTGCCGCTCACCCGCTGGCGGGGCGTGCCCTGGGCGCTCAAAGGCGGCGTTACGCTGGTCGGCGCCTTGCAGTTCGGCATTACCTACCTCTGTCTTTACCGCTCCTTCGCCTACCTGAGCGTGCCGGAAGTCCTGCTGTTCACCATCTTCACCCCGCTCTACGTCACGCTGATCGACGACGCCCTCAACCGCCGCTTTTCGCCCATGGCCCTGGTAGCCGCCGCGATTGCCACCCTGGGTGCGGGGATCATCCGTTACGACGGATTGAGTGAGGACTTCCTGACCGGCTTCCTCCTGCTGCAGGTCGCCAACGCCACCTTCGCGGCAGGGCAGGTGGGCTATAAGCACTTGATCCAGCGTTATCCTATCGATATGCCGCTCTATCGCTTCTTCGGCTACTTCTATGCCGGTGCGCTGCTGTTCGCGTTGCCCTCCTTCCTGATCTTCGGCAACCCGGACAAACTGCCCTCGACACCGCTTCAATGGGGCATCTTGGCTTGGTTAGGGCTGGCGGCGTCAGGCCTTGGCTTGTTCCTCTGGAACCGCGGCGCCTGCCTGGTGGATGCAGGCACCCTGGCGATCATGAACAACGCCCTGGTGCCTGCTGGTCTGCTGGTCAACCTGTTGATCTGGAACCGCGATGCCGACCTGGGCAGCCTGCTGCTCGGCGGCGCGGTGATGGGTCTCTCCCTCTGGGTCAACGCCCGCTTCTCCCGGGGCCGATTGGCCCTTCGAGGGGCCAAAACCTGA
- a CDS encoding acyl-CoA thioesterase, with protein MASVFEFRLRVRYGECDAQGVVFNARYGDYVDIAVNEYIRTLFGDYQRLLDQDLDIQVVNLNQNWQSPARFDDVLCARISPGRVGNTSFTLHLAFHDYGSDRLVMTADITYVMIAPSTERKTPVPDSIRQCLERGAPGVTISHAGE; from the coding sequence ATGGCCTCAGTTTTCGAATTCCGGTTACGCGTCCGCTACGGTGAATGCGATGCTCAGGGCGTGGTGTTCAACGCCCGCTATGGCGACTATGTGGATATCGCCGTCAACGAGTACATCCGAACGTTATTCGGCGACTATCAGCGCCTGCTGGACCAGGATCTGGATATCCAGGTCGTCAACCTGAACCAGAATTGGCAATCCCCCGCCCGCTTTGACGACGTGCTTTGCGCGCGCATTAGCCCCGGCCGCGTCGGTAATACGTCTTTCACCCTTCACTTGGCGTTTCACGACTACGGCTCCGATCGCCTGGTGATGACGGCCGATATCACCTACGTCATGATCGCTCCCAGTACCGAGCGTAAAACGCCGGTGCCTGACTCTATTCGCCAATGTCTGGAACGGGGAGCACCCGGAGTGACCATCAGTCACGCCGGAGAATAA
- a CDS encoding NAD(P)H-quinone oxidoreductase: protein MKAIAIDGDALVWTDHDEPGAPGAEDVLIDVAWAGMNRADLTQRAGGYPPPPGASEILGLEVSGHVRAVGDNVTHLNVGDPVCALLTGGGYAEQVRVPAAQVLPLPGGISLRDAAGLPEVFATAWMNLYMEASLKPGERILLHAGASGVGTAVIQLAKAMGNPVFVTVGSDAKIEACKALGAEAGWNRYNGSFVDAVKDWGGADMVLDPVGGDYIHQDQSVLNVNGRIVLIGLMGGRETQLDLGYMLMKRQRLIGSTLRSQPVARKREVMDALYETVWPLLASGEIKPIIDREFAIEDAAAAMDFLKSNDSQGKVLLRVAESA from the coding sequence ATGAAAGCAATCGCAATCGACGGTGATGCGTTGGTTTGGACGGACCACGACGAACCCGGTGCGCCTGGTGCGGAAGATGTCCTCATCGATGTCGCTTGGGCAGGTATGAACCGCGCCGACTTGACGCAGCGCGCTGGCGGCTACCCACCGCCACCCGGTGCGTCGGAGATTCTCGGTCTGGAGGTGAGCGGCCATGTGCGCGCGGTTGGCGATAACGTGACCCATCTGAATGTGGGCGACCCGGTGTGCGCACTGCTCACCGGTGGCGGCTATGCCGAACAAGTCCGGGTGCCGGCGGCCCAGGTTCTCCCCTTGCCGGGCGGTATTTCCCTGCGCGACGCCGCTGGCTTGCCGGAGGTCTTCGCGACGGCCTGGATGAACCTTTACATGGAAGCAAGTCTCAAGCCCGGCGAGCGCATTCTGCTCCACGCCGGTGCCAGTGGCGTGGGCACGGCGGTCATCCAACTGGCCAAAGCCATGGGCAACCCGGTCTTCGTGACCGTGGGCAGCGACGCCAAAATCGAGGCCTGCAAGGCTCTCGGCGCCGAGGCCGGCTGGAACCGCTACAATGGCAGTTTCGTAGATGCCGTGAAAGACTGGGGTGGGGCCGATATGGTGCTGGACCCCGTAGGCGGGGACTACATTCATCAGGACCAGTCGGTGCTCAACGTGAACGGCCGGATTGTACTGATCGGGCTGATGGGCGGACGTGAAACGCAGCTCGATTTGGGTTATATGCTGATGAAACGCCAACGCCTGATTGGCTCCACCCTACGCTCTCAACCGGTCGCCCGGAAACGCGAAGTGATGGATGCGCTGTACGAAACGGTTTGGCCGCTTTTGGCCAGTGGCGAAATCAAGCCGATCATTGATCGCGAGTTTGCCATTGAGGACGCCGCAGCGGCGATGGATTTCCTCAAGAGCAACGACAGTCAGGGCAAGGTGCTGTTGCGAGTCGCGGAGTCGGCGTAA
- a CDS encoding phosphotransferase, translating into MSPPNVDHKIVLSLLPPSWRTRLETAHIEVVPGGICNELYRLDAAEGAFALRINNPYPQRLGLDPGREGRVLDAIVAQPWAPDALYRDDRILLTRWIEGDPPAGGELTRLSWLAHALNSVHAQTGDLPTVDIPTQLYRLADRLGAQAGPARRQIEHLLADYRPARHRVLCHHDWHPGNVVIGASGWTLLDWEFAGLGDPCLDIGAAINGFSLTRPALEPLSQRTCFGVEELQHASAIMEALEIVWYAANPELKPGAEEALSQWMKRPMATGDN; encoded by the coding sequence ATGTCACCACCCAACGTCGATCATAAAATAGTGCTGTCGCTGCTACCTCCTTCCTGGCGAACCCGTCTGGAAACGGCGCATATCGAGGTTGTTCCCGGCGGCATCTGCAACGAACTCTATCGCTTGGACGCTGCCGAGGGCGCCTTTGCTCTACGCATCAATAACCCGTACCCACAGCGCCTCGGTCTCGATCCGGGCCGGGAAGGCCGCGTCCTCGACGCTATCGTCGCCCAGCCATGGGCGCCCGACGCACTTTATCGCGACGACCGAATCTTGCTGACCCGCTGGATCGAAGGCGACCCGCCGGCCGGGGGCGAGCTGACCCGGCTGAGCTGGCTGGCCCATGCGCTCAATAGTGTCCACGCTCAGACCGGCGACCTACCAACGGTGGATATTCCCACGCAGCTTTACCGCTTAGCCGACCGCTTGGGCGCCCAGGCCGGCCCGGCTCGCCGGCAGATCGAACACCTGCTAGCCGACTATCGGCCGGCCCGGCATCGCGTGCTCTGCCATCATGACTGGCATCCGGGCAATGTGGTTATCGGCGCCTCCGGCTGGACGCTGCTAGACTGGGAGTTTGCCGGCCTTGGCGACCCTTGCCTGGATATCGGCGCAGCCATCAACGGCTTTTCGCTAACCCGCCCAGCACTTGAACCATTGAGCCAACGGACCTGCTTCGGTGTCGAGGAACTACAACACGCTTCCGCCATTATGGAGGCCTTGGAAATCGTCTGGTATGCCGCCAACCCCGAACTCAAACCGGGCGCTGAGGAGGCTCTAAGCCAGTGGATGAAGCGGCCGATGGCGACCGGCGACAACTGA